A single window of Triplophysa rosa linkage group LG2, Trosa_1v2, whole genome shotgun sequence DNA harbors:
- the LOC130565050 gene encoding UDP-glucuronosyltransferase 2A1-like has product MISGPLFVFLLLCGTDFGHAGRVLVMPGEFSHWHNMRTIIDALVDRNHSVTVLTSSSSPSVPHTKKEKFTFNVFKVNTEKEQAKAMWDSFINVWMINTAPKYEKVFMFWRVMTDFMAVASDICYGMFHNPDLLRTLRESHYDVLLSDPMMPCTDLMAQTLNIPHVLSLRFTFAYGFERMCGQLPTTPSYVPAAGVTDHLTDNMNFMERLENMLLYIIHTAIFTLNTRINFDALYTEINGKPTTMCEMMGKADIWLIRTYWDFEYPRPLVPNFKFVGGLHCKPAKPLEKDLEEFVQSSGDHGIVVFSLGSMIDTLTMDRANMIASAFAQIPQKVVWRHSGKTPETLSPNTKLYDWIPQNDLLGHPKTKAFFSHGGTNGLYEAVYHGVPMVGLPLFADQPDNLNHMKSKGAAVVLDVNTMTSKDLVDALNTVIYNTTYKESMMKLSRIHHDQPMKPLDQAVFWIEFVMRNKGAKHLRVQAHELTWYQYHLLDVMAFLLTICTLSVFIFIKTCCFLYRKCIRRTVPDHRAKNKNKKE; this is encoded by the exons ATGATTTCTGGGCCTTTATTTGTGTTTCTGCTGCTGTGTGGAACAGACTTTGGCCACGCCGGCAGGGTTTTAGTGATGCCGGGCGAGTTCAGCCACTGGCACAACATGCGCACCATCATCGACGCGCTTGTGGACCGGAACCACAGCGTGACCGTTCTGACCAGTTCTTCCTCACCCTCTGTGCCACACACGAAGAAGGAGAAGTTTACTTTCAACGTCTTTAAAGTCAACACGGAGAAAGAACAAGCCAAGGCCATGTGGGACAGTTTCATCAATGTCTGGATGATCAACACAGCACCCAAATACGAGAAGGTCTTCATGTTCTGGCGCGTGATGACCGACTTCATGGCTGTGGCGTCTGACATCTGCTATGGGATGTTTCACAATCCGGATCTCTTACGCACGCTCCGGGAATCTCACTACGATGTGCTTTTATCCGATCCCATGATGCCGTGCACCGACCTGATGGCGCAGACGCTCAATATACCGCACGTGCTGTCGCTGCGCTTTACCTTCGCATACGGTTTCGAGCGGATGTGCGGACAGCTGCCCACCACACCGTCATATGTTCCTGCGGCCGGGGTGACCGACCACCTCACTGACAACATGAACTTCATGGAGAGACTAGAAAACATGCTCCTGTACATCATACACACAGCTATATTCACACTCAACACTAGGATTAACTTTGATGCACTTTACACTGAAATAAATG GTAAACCCACAACTATGTGTGAGATGATGGGAAAGGCCGACATCTGGTTGATTAGAACCTACTGGGATTTTGAGTATCCGCGACCATTGGTGCCTAATTTTAAATTTGTTGGAGGATTACACTGCAAACCTGCCAAACCTCTTGAAAAG gATCTGGAGGAGTTTGTTCAGAGTTCAGGTGATCATGGCATTGTCGTGTTTTCATTAGGCTCTATGATCGATACTCTGACAATGGACAGAGCAAACATGATCGCTTCTGCTTTCGCTCAGATCCCACAAAAG GTTGTGTGGCGTCACAGTGGGAAAACACCAGAAACTCTGTCCCCCAACACAAAACTCTACGACTGGATCCCACAGAATGATTTACTTG GACATCCCAAAACGAAGGCCTTCTTTTCTCACGGTGGGACGAACGGACTGTATGAAGCTGTTTATCATGGTGTTCCTATGGTGGGTTTACCACTGTTTGCTGATCAGCCGGATAATCTCAACCATATGAAAAGCAAAGGAGCTGCTGTCGTCCTCGACGTCAACACCATGACGTCCAAAGACCTGGTGGACGCTCTCAACACTGTCATTTATAATACAAC GTACAAGGAGAGCATGATGAAGCTGTCCAGAATTCATCACGACCAGCCCATGAAGCCTCTGGATCAGGCCGTGTTCTGGATCGAGTTTGTGATGAGGAATAAAGGAGCGAAACACTTGAGAGTTCAGGCACACGAACTGACCTGGTATCAGTATCATCTACTGGATGTCATGGCCTTCTTACTCACTATTTGTACTCTCAGTGTGTTCATTTTCATCAAAACCTGCTGTTTTCTTTACCGCAAGTGTATCAGGAGGACTGTTCCTGATCACAGagcaaaaaataagaataaaaaagagTGA